The following coding sequences are from one Lycium ferocissimum isolate CSIRO_LF1 chromosome 3, AGI_CSIRO_Lferr_CH_V1, whole genome shotgun sequence window:
- the LOC132050893 gene encoding peroxidase 21-like isoform X2 encodes MATNNQHFSHFSTFICLILALLLNIHYAKSDLQLNYYSESCPTAEEIIKEQVIKLYHKHENTAASWIRNIFHDCMVKSCDASILLDTTKEQKSEKTSQRNFGMRNFKYIETIKEALENECPNTVSCADIVVLSARDGVVMLGGPHIEMKTGRRDSKDSYLAEVENFIPNHNDSMSLVLSRFKSVGVDAQGTVALLGAHSVGRVHCVNIVHRLYPTVDPTLDPDYANYLKTRCPDPQPDPNVMEFARNDRETPMVWDNLYYKNILSNKGLLIVDQQLVSDPTTYPFVEKFAADNANFHAQFGKALIILSENSPLTGDQGEIRKVCSHVNK; translated from the exons CAACATTTCAGCCACTTCTCAACATTCATCTGTCTAATATTAGCATTACTCCTCAACATTCATTATG CAAAAAGTGATCTCCAGTTAAATTACTACTCAGAGAGTTGCCCAACAGCTGAAGAAATCATCAAAGAACAAGTCATCAAGTTGTACCACAAGCATGAAAATACTGCAGCTTCTTGGATCAGAAATATCTTCCATGATTGCATGGTTAAG TCATGTGATGCATCAATACTGTTGGACACAACAAAGGAACAAAAATCAGAGAAGACATCTCAGAGGAATTTTGGGATGAGAAATTTCAAGTATATAGAGACTATCAAAGAGGCCCTTGAGAATGAGTGTCCCAACACTGTTTCTTGTGCTGATATTGTTGTTCTTTCTGCTAGGGATGGTGTTGTCATG TTAGGAGGACCACACATTGAAATGAAAACTGGCAGGAGGGACAGCAAAGACAGCTACTTAGCAGAAGTTGAGAATTTCATCCCTAACCACAATGATTCTATGTCATTAGTTCTTTCTCGTTTCAAGTCTGTTGGTGTTGATGCTCAAGGAACAGTTGCTCTAC TAGGTGCACACTCAGTAGGAAGAGTTCATTGTGTAAACATTGTACACAGACTTTACCCAACAGTTGATCCAACCTTGGACCCTGACTATGCCAATTACCTTAAAACCCGATGCCCAGATCCACAACCCGACCCGAATGTAATGGAGTTTGCTAGAAACGACCGAGAAACTCCAATGGTGTGGGACAATTTGTACTACAAGAATATTTTAAGCAACAAAGGGCTGTTAATTGTGGATCAACAGTTAGTTTCTGATCCAACTACTTATCCTTTTGTGGAAAAATTTGCTGCTGATAATGCCAATTTTCATGCTCAGTTTGGTAAAGCTTTGATCATTTTGTCAGAAAATAGTCCGCTAACTGGTGATCAAGGGGAGATAAGAAAGGTTTGTAGCCATGTCAACAAGTGA